In one Niallia taxi genomic region, the following are encoded:
- a CDS encoding FecCD family ABC transporter permease, with the protein MTKSISFVWKLIIGISLLLIAFIISMVFGAADTSLKDLWIAMTSEHANQNSSILREIRLPREIAAMAVGAALAVSGAIMQGITKNPLADPGLLGLTAGANFALALSMALIPSLNYFSIMLICFVGAAIGTILVVGIGMLRKGGNSPLKLVLAGSAVTAFLTAIAEGISLFFHINKNVSMWTSGGLIGTSWGQLKVILPAIIIGIIISFLLSRQVTILSLSEDVAVGLGQKTALVKTLLFIVITILAGAAVALVGNMAFIGLMVPHMVRWAAGTDYRFLLPITAIAGGIFMLLADTVARTLNAPYETPVAAIISILGLPFFLLIIKKGGNKFA; encoded by the coding sequence ATGACCAAATCTATTTCTTTTGTATGGAAACTTATAATAGGTATTTCTCTGTTGCTTATAGCATTTATTATCTCCATGGTTTTTGGAGCTGCTGATACATCATTAAAAGACTTATGGATTGCCATGACTTCAGAACATGCCAATCAAAACAGCAGTATTTTACGGGAGATTCGCCTTCCTAGGGAAATTGCCGCAATGGCAGTTGGTGCTGCCTTAGCCGTTTCAGGAGCTATTATGCAGGGCATAACGAAGAACCCACTTGCAGATCCTGGTTTGCTTGGACTAACTGCAGGCGCAAATTTTGCATTGGCACTGTCTATGGCACTTATTCCTTCGTTAAATTATTTCAGTATAATGTTAATTTGCTTTGTCGGTGCTGCTATCGGCACCATTTTAGTTGTTGGCATTGGTATGCTTCGAAAGGGCGGCAATTCCCCGCTGAAGCTTGTACTTGCAGGGTCTGCCGTAACAGCTTTTCTCACAGCTATTGCTGAAGGAATTAGTCTGTTTTTTCACATTAACAAAAATGTGTCTATGTGGACTTCTGGCGGACTTATCGGAACATCCTGGGGGCAATTAAAAGTGATTCTTCCGGCAATTATAATTGGAATTATTATCTCCTTCCTTTTGTCACGCCAGGTTACTATCTTGAGTTTAAGTGAGGATGTTGCTGTCGGGCTCGGACAGAAAACTGCTCTAGTCAAAACATTACTTTTCATTGTCATCACTATTCTTGCTGGTGCTGCTGTAGCATTAGTCGGAAATATGGCATTCATTGGGCTGATGGTGCCACATATGGTCCGTTGGGCTGCAGGAACAGATTACCGCTTCCTCCTTCCTATTACTGCTATAGCCGGCGGGATATTTATGCTGTTAGCAGATACTGTTGCCAGAACACTGAATGCTCCATATGAAACTCCTGTAGCAGCAATAATCAGTATTTTAGGCTTACCTTTCTTTTTATTAATCATTAAAAAAGGAGGGAATAAATTCGCATGA
- a CDS encoding IS3 family transposase (programmed frameshift) yields MSRKFYSAEEKYEIVKAFDESLSSLKVASIYKVHHATVLEWKYKFDTFGLEGLKESSAWKKYSEELKLSAIKEYLSGGSSIREVSRMYEISHPSVLRSWIRKYNSHSELKDASQGRTGSMTNESKLTWEERLHIVLDCLGNGKNYQEAADTYQVSYQQVYHWVKKYEDGGEEALKDRRGKRKEESKLTPEEKFKLQMKKLERENERLRAENLYLKKLGGDRKEEKIKPIRFEDKYIAIQELHREENISISLLCEIVKIARSAYYKWLNRLPTSQDLLNEKIIKEMKILHEKVDSTFGYRQMTLHMNRQFKEKLNHKRIYRLMKVAGLRSIIRIKKKRYKHFTPKQVAENRLNREFTAEKPNEKWVTDVTEFKYGQSRKAYLSAIRDLYDGSIVSFVIGHSNNNRLVFKTLDQATALLLEEEHPLIHSDRGYQYTSKGFKQRIDAAKMTQSMSRVGRCIDNGPMESFWGTLKCEKYYIHKYKTFEELEHAIEEYIHFYNYERYQKRLNGLSPMEYRAQAV; encoded by the exons ATGTCTCGAAAGTTTTACTCTGCAGAAGAAAAATATGAAATAGTGAAGGCGTTTGATGAATCACTTTCTTCACTTAAAGTGGCATCCATTTATAAAGTACATCATGCCACCGTTTTGGAATGGAAATATAAGTTTGATACCTTTGGCTTAGAAGGATTAAAGGAGTCTTCCGCATGGAAAAAATATTCGGAAGAACTAAAGTTATCCGCCATAAAAGAGTATTTGTCCGGTGGTTCTTCGATTCGTGAGGTTTCTAGAATGTATGAAATATCCCATCCCTCTGTCCTCAGAAGTTGGATTAGGAAGTATAATAGTCATAGTGAATTAAAAGATGCGTCACAAGGAAGGACGGGCTCTATGACTAATGAAAGCAAACTAACTTGGGAAGAACGATTACATATTGTACTTGATTGCTTGGGGAACGGAAAAAATTATCAAGAAGCAGCGGATACGTATCAAGTTTCTTATCAACAAGTTTATCACTGGGTAAAGAAGTATGAAGATGGCGGAGAAGAAGCGTTGAAAGATAGACGTGGTAAAAGGAAAGAGGAATCAAAGCTAACTCCAGAAGAAAAATTCAAGCTTCAAATGAAAAAGCTAGAAAGAGAAAATGAACGGTTACGTGCGGAGAATTTGTATTTAAAAAAGTTGG GAGGAGATAGAAAGGAGGAGAAAATAAAGCCTATCCGATTCGAGGATAAATATATCGCTATCCAGGAGCTTCACAGGGAAGAAAACATAAGTATTTCTTTACTTTGTGAAATAGTCAAAATAGCACGATCCGCCTATTATAAATGGCTGAATCGTCTCCCTACTTCCCAGGATTTACTGAATGAAAAAATCATAAAAGAAATGAAGATTCTTCATGAAAAAGTGGATAGTACCTTCGGTTATCGTCAGATGACGCTTCACATGAATAGACAGTTTAAAGAGAAACTTAATCATAAAAGAATCTATCGACTAATGAAAGTGGCTGGCTTACGCTCGATTATCCGCATCAAGAAGAAACGTTATAAACACTTTACTCCTAAACAGGTGGCGGAAAATAGACTAAATCGAGAATTTACTGCGGAAAAACCAAATGAAAAATGGGTTACAGATGTAACGGAATTTAAGTATGGCCAATCAAGGAAGGCTTATTTAAGTGCGATTCGTGACCTTTATGATGGCTCCATTGTAAGTTTTGTTATAGGACATTCCAATAATAATAGACTTGTATTTAAGACGCTAGACCAAGCAACTGCACTATTATTAGAGGAGGAACATCCACTTATCCATAGTGATCGTGGGTATCAATATACCTCCAAAGGATTTAAGCAAAGGATAGATGCGGCGAAAATGACGCAGAGTATGTCAAGAGTTGGTCGATGTATTGATAATGGACCGATGGAATCTTTTTGGGGAACACTGAAATGTGAGAAGTATTATATACATAAATATAAGACATTTGAGGAACTTGAACATGCGATAGAGGAGTATATTCATTTTTATAATTATGAAAGATATCAAAAACGATTAAACGGCTTAAGCCCTATGGAATATAGAGCTCAAGCTGTTTAA
- a CDS encoding NAD(P)/FAD-dependent oxidoreductase produces the protein MENTEIFDVTIIGGGPAGLYSAFYSGLREMKTKIVEFLPHLGGKLHLYPEKMIWDVGGVTPLPGEKLREQLVQQGLTFNPEVALNTKITSIRKNAEGCFILESTNGELHYSKTVIVAVGSGILTPQKIKIEGAERFEVSNLNYTVKSLLQFRDKTVVISGGGNSAIDWALELEPVAKKVYITCRKDSFRGHEAKATQLMESKVEILFHTSITKLIAKDGHDTIDSVEVTNDQTEEIALIDVDEVVINHGYEMDSSLLKNSELDIEMREEYYISGTANSETSVAGLFAAGDILKHDGKVHLIAGAFQDAANAVNKAKLFIQPEANTSGMVSSHNEVFKERNKDIVKNMMQCDDCTQMKVKI, from the coding sequence ATGGAAAATACAGAAATATTCGATGTGACGATTATTGGTGGTGGACCAGCAGGACTTTACTCTGCTTTTTATAGTGGTTTAAGAGAAATGAAGACAAAAATCGTTGAATTTTTGCCGCATTTGGGAGGAAAGCTCCATCTGTATCCTGAAAAGATGATTTGGGATGTAGGCGGCGTTACGCCACTTCCAGGAGAAAAGCTAAGAGAACAACTTGTGCAGCAAGGGTTGACATTTAATCCGGAAGTTGCCTTAAATACAAAGATTACATCTATACGCAAAAACGCGGAAGGATGTTTTATATTAGAATCAACCAATGGTGAGCTGCACTATTCGAAAACAGTAATTGTTGCGGTGGGCAGCGGCATACTTACCCCTCAAAAAATAAAAATAGAAGGTGCTGAAAGATTCGAGGTTTCTAACCTGAACTATACTGTTAAATCACTGCTGCAATTCAGGGATAAAACTGTAGTTATCTCAGGTGGAGGCAATTCAGCGATAGATTGGGCACTTGAACTAGAGCCAGTTGCGAAAAAAGTATATATAACATGCCGAAAAGACAGCTTTAGAGGACATGAGGCTAAAGCGACACAGCTTATGGAAAGTAAGGTAGAAATCTTGTTCCATACTTCCATCACGAAGCTTATCGCGAAGGATGGTCATGATACAATTGATTCAGTTGAAGTAACAAATGATCAAACAGAAGAAATAGCACTGATCGATGTTGATGAAGTTGTCATTAATCATGGCTACGAAATGGATTCCTCTTTATTGAAGAACAGTGAATTGGATATAGAGATGCGCGAAGAATATTATATTTCAGGTACGGCTAATAGTGAGACATCTGTTGCAGGACTTTTTGCTGCTGGAGATATTTTGAAGCATGATGGAAAAGTTCATTTAATTGCAGGTGCTTTCCAAGATGCAGCGAACGCAGTAAATAAGGCAAAGTTGTTTATTCAGCCTGAGGCTAATACAAGCGGAATGGTTTCTTCTCATAACGAGGTATTTAAAGAACGCAATAAAGATATTGTTAAAAATATGATGCAGTGTGATGATTGTACACAAATGAAGGTAAAAATATAA
- a CDS encoding 5-methyltetrahydropteroyltriglutamate--homocysteine S-methyltransferase, whose translation MTNLLNKGPFRADHVGSLLRPESLHKARREYKEGTITSDELRAVETAEIKRIVDKQIEVGLKAVTDGEFRRTWWHLDFLEHLNGIEGYVPETGYKFDGVETERYNIRNNGKISFNPNHPFIEDFKVFTEIVGDRAVAKQTIPSPNQLFYGTIRDESIYPNLEDFTKDVIQTYRDAIKAFYDAGVRYLQLDDVYIARLSSPEHIFNDGEYSREHWIELALFVINSILEDKPEDLIVTTHLCRGNYQSTWAFEGSYSLIAPTLLAKEKVDGFFLEYDDERSGDFKPLEHIPHDGAKVVLGVVTSKFGELEDKEALKSRILDAANHVPLEQLCLSPQCGFASTHHGNKLTEEQQWEKLRLVVEVAEELWNAKEPVTK comes from the coding sequence ATGACAAACCTACTTAACAAAGGACCATTCAGAGCAGATCACGTTGGCAGCCTATTACGACCTGAAAGCCTACATAAAGCAAGACGAGAATATAAAGAGGGTACAATTACAAGCGATGAACTTCGCGCTGTCGAAACAGCAGAAATTAAAAGGATTGTTGATAAACAAATTGAAGTTGGTCTAAAAGCTGTCACAGACGGAGAATTCAGACGTACATGGTGGCACCTAGACTTTCTGGAGCACTTGAACGGAATTGAGGGCTATGTACCAGAGACTGGTTACAAGTTTGATGGAGTGGAAACAGAAAGATACAATATTCGTAACAACGGAAAAATTTCTTTTAATCCAAATCATCCATTCATTGAGGATTTTAAAGTATTTACTGAAATTGTTGGAGACCGTGCTGTTGCAAAACAAACAATTCCTAGCCCAAACCAGCTTTTCTATGGCACAATCCGTGATGAGTCCATTTATCCGAATCTGGAAGATTTCACAAAGGATGTAATCCAAACTTATCGTGATGCAATTAAAGCATTTTATGATGCCGGCGTTCGCTATTTGCAATTGGATGATGTTTATATTGCCAGACTTTCTTCTCCTGAGCATATATTCAATGATGGCGAGTACAGCAGAGAGCATTGGATTGAATTAGCACTTTTCGTGATTAACAGCATTCTTGAGGATAAACCAGAAGACCTTATTGTTACAACACATTTATGTAGAGGTAATTACCAATCTACATGGGCTTTTGAGGGCAGCTATTCATTAATCGCACCAACACTGCTTGCAAAAGAGAAAGTGGACGGCTTTTTCCTTGAATACGATGATGAGCGCTCTGGCGACTTTAAACCACTTGAGCATATCCCTCATGACGGAGCAAAGGTAGTTTTAGGTGTTGTTACATCCAAATTCGGTGAGCTTGAAGATAAAGAAGCTTTAAAATCACGGATTCTCGATGCAGCAAACCATGTGCCTTTAGAGCAGCTTTGCTTAAGCCCACAATGTGGTTTTGCTTCCACACATCACGGAAACAAGCTGACAGAGGAACAGCAATGGGAAAAACTAAGATTAGTCGTAGAAGTAGCAGAAGAGCTATGGAATGCGAAAGAACCTGTTACAAAATAA
- a CDS encoding iron-hydroxamate ABC transporter substrate-binding protein, translating to MKKFLMPMILILLLLVSACGNKAAETSSNTKEADKKSETITYQSENGPVEVPADPQRVVVLSSFAGSVMSLGVNVVGVDSWSKLNPRFDSKLKDVAEVSDENLEKIIELKPDLIIGLSTIKNADKLKEIAPTVTFTYGKVDYLTQHLEIGKVLNKEKEAQAWIDDFKQRAEKAGTEIKEKIGEDATVSVIENFNKQMYVFGDNWGRGTEILYQAMKLKMPEKVKEMALTDGYYALSTEVLPEYVGDYLIISEYADQDNSYQETDSYKNIPAVKNNHVFTANANEFYFNDPLTLDYQLEFFKEHFLAN from the coding sequence ATGAAGAAGTTCTTAATGCCAATGATTCTAATCTTGTTGCTACTAGTTAGTGCTTGTGGAAATAAAGCAGCTGAAACTAGCAGTAATACTAAAGAAGCGGACAAAAAATCAGAAACGATTACGTACCAATCAGAAAATGGACCTGTTGAGGTTCCAGCAGACCCGCAACGTGTAGTTGTATTGTCCTCCTTTGCTGGAAGCGTAATGTCATTAGGAGTTAACGTCGTTGGCGTCGATTCCTGGTCAAAGCTCAACCCAAGATTTGATTCCAAACTAAAAGATGTGGCAGAAGTATCAGATGAGAATCTGGAAAAAATAATTGAATTAAAGCCTGACTTAATAATTGGATTATCTACTATTAAAAACGCCGATAAATTAAAAGAAATAGCACCTACTGTAACCTTTACATATGGAAAGGTAGACTATTTAACACAGCATCTTGAAATTGGAAAGGTGCTAAATAAAGAAAAAGAAGCGCAAGCTTGGATTGATGATTTTAAGCAACGAGCTGAAAAAGCTGGAACAGAAATAAAGGAAAAAATAGGAGAAGATGCAACAGTCTCTGTCATCGAGAACTTTAATAAGCAAATGTATGTATTCGGCGACAATTGGGGTCGTGGAACAGAAATCCTCTATCAAGCAATGAAGCTGAAAATGCCGGAAAAAGTAAAAGAAATGGCACTTACTGATGGTTACTATGCTTTATCAACAGAAGTACTGCCTGAATATGTTGGAGATTACTTGATTATTAGCGAATACGCAGACCAAGATAACTCCTATCAAGAAACAGACTCCTATAAAAATATACCAGCAGTTAAAAATAATCATGTGTTTACAGCAAATGCAAATGAATTCTACTTCAATGATCCTCTAACATTGGATTATCAATTGGAATTCTTCAAAGAGCATTTTCTAGCAAACTAA
- a CDS encoding ABC transporter ATP-binding protein → MGRLYTEDISISYGERLIVKNLDVVIPDGKITTIIGSNGCGKSTLLKAMTRIIPHQSGSVLLDGKHISKIHTKQLAKEMAILPQTPESVAGLTVGELVSYGRFPHQKGFGKLTKHDIEAIDWALESTNTMEFKDRSVDALSGGQRQRAWIAMALAQETDIIFLDEPTTYLDMAHQLEVLELLQKLNEEQGRTIVMVLHDLNQAARFADYIIAMKDGEVVKAGSPTDILTKDILRKVFQIDAEIGEDPRTNKPICLTYHLIKGEQNNEEVLNANDSNLVATS, encoded by the coding sequence ATGGGGCGTTTATATACAGAGGATATAAGCATCAGTTATGGCGAAAGACTAATAGTAAAAAATCTTGATGTAGTTATTCCAGATGGCAAAATCACCACAATTATCGGATCGAACGGATGTGGAAAATCCACATTATTAAAAGCAATGACAAGGATTATCCCACACCAATCGGGTTCTGTCTTATTGGATGGCAAGCATATTAGCAAAATACATACGAAACAGCTTGCAAAAGAAATGGCAATCCTTCCCCAAACACCTGAGAGTGTTGCAGGCTTAACAGTCGGGGAGCTAGTATCCTACGGACGTTTTCCCCATCAAAAAGGATTCGGGAAACTAACAAAGCATGATATTGAAGCGATTGACTGGGCATTAGAATCCACCAACACGATGGAATTTAAAGACAGATCTGTCGATGCACTATCTGGTGGTCAAAGGCAGCGTGCTTGGATTGCCATGGCTCTAGCACAGGAAACAGATATTATTTTTCTTGATGAACCGACAACTTACCTAGATATGGCACATCAGTTAGAAGTGCTTGAATTATTGCAAAAGCTTAATGAAGAACAGGGCAGAACAATTGTAATGGTTCTCCATGATTTGAATCAAGCAGCAAGGTTTGCTGACTATATTATCGCAATGAAAGATGGCGAGGTAGTTAAGGCAGGGAGCCCAACTGATATCCTGACAAAGGATATTTTAAGAAAAGTTTTTCAAATTGATGCAGAAATAGGGGAAGACCCTCGCACAAACAAACCGATTTGCTTAACTTACCACCTAATAAAAGGAGAACAGAATAATGAAGAAGTTCTTAATGCCAATGATTCTAATCTTGTTGCTACTAGTTAG
- a CDS encoding FecCD family ABC transporter permease, with amino-acid sequence MISTALLRKQKWTIVVLAVLIFLTIGISLSVGSAAFAPSRLLPTLFGNGSFTEEFILYSVRLPRIIVTLLAGIALSLSGAILQGITRNDLADPGIIGINAGAGVAVAIFFLFFPIDAGSFIYMIPVCAFIGAVGSALLIYIFSYDKNLGFQPTRLVLVGVGFSMALSGIMVVLINSAEREKVEFISKWLAGNVWGTDWPYIIAMLPWLIICIPFTLYKANKLDVLTFSEPVAVGIGASIQKERISLAIVAVAMAAAAVSATGSISFIGLMGPHIAKALVGPRHKLYLPIALLVGGLFLLAADTIGKNILDPDGIPAGIMAAIIGAPYFMYLLFKKK; translated from the coding sequence ATGATATCGACTGCTTTGCTGAGAAAACAAAAATGGACTATTGTAGTGCTTGCGGTGCTTATTTTCTTAACAATTGGAATCAGCTTGAGTGTGGGCTCTGCAGCTTTTGCGCCATCCCGGCTGCTGCCAACCTTGTTTGGTAATGGCTCGTTCACAGAGGAATTTATTCTTTATTCTGTCAGACTTCCGAGAATTATTGTTACACTTTTGGCAGGTATTGCACTTTCCCTGTCTGGAGCAATCCTGCAGGGAATCACGAGAAATGATTTGGCAGACCCAGGCATCATTGGCATAAATGCTGGTGCTGGTGTAGCCGTTGCTATCTTCTTCTTGTTTTTCCCAATTGATGCTGGATCATTTATTTATATGATTCCTGTCTGTGCATTCATTGGTGCTGTTGGTTCAGCCCTGCTTATTTATATTTTTTCATATGATAAAAATCTTGGCTTCCAACCGACTCGCCTTGTGCTAGTTGGTGTCGGCTTTTCCATGGCTTTATCAGGAATCATGGTAGTTTTAATTAACTCTGCCGAAAGAGAAAAGGTAGAATTTATTTCAAAATGGCTTGCAGGCAATGTGTGGGGCACAGACTGGCCATATATTATTGCAATGCTTCCATGGCTGATCATATGCATTCCCTTTACTTTATACAAAGCAAATAAGCTCGATGTTCTTACTTTCAGCGAGCCTGTTGCAGTCGGTATTGGCGCATCTATCCAAAAGGAAAGAATCAGTTTAGCCATTGTAGCGGTTGCTATGGCTGCTGCTGCAGTTTCTGCAACTGGAAGCATCTCTTTTATCGGACTGATGGGACCGCATATTGCTAAAGCTTTAGTTGGGCCGAGACATAAGCTATACTTACCTATCGCACTTTTGGTAGGAGGATTATTTTTGCTTGCAGCGGATACAATCGGCAAAAACATCCTTGATCCTGACGGAATTCCAGCAGGAATTATGGCAGCTATTATTGGTGCACCATATTTCATGTATCTGCTCTTTAAGAAAAAGTAG
- a CDS encoding ABC transporter substrate-binding protein, whose product MKKKLSYLLATSALAAGILAGCSPKGEGGASSDEIKIGVNLELSGQVASYGQSLESGIDLAIEEINADGGIDGKKIVPVKVDNKSDLTEATNGALKLIDQDKVSAIIGAATSGDTVAQVQIANDKKTVLLTPSGTAPNVTVNDDGSVNDYAFRTSFIDPFQGNVAANFASEKLNIKKAAIFADSASDYAKGLAAAFKETFEANGGEIVSEEAYVAKDTDFSSTLTNIKAKKPEFVFIPGYYEEVGLIIKQAREMGITVPFMGADGWDSPKLIELAGAENLNNTFITNHYSSEDPDESIQKFVTAFNDKYSKSPDAFNALGYDSVYLLKDAIERAGSTDSEKVKDALAETKDLSLITGVVTIDENHNPIKSATVLEYKDGKQVFNSKVNP is encoded by the coding sequence ATGAAAAAGAAGCTTAGTTATTTGTTAGCAACATCTGCTTTAGCGGCAGGAATCTTGGCTGGATGTAGTCCAAAAGGTGAAGGCGGCGCTAGCAGTGATGAAATAAAAATCGGTGTTAACTTGGAGCTTTCTGGCCAGGTAGCATCATATGGTCAGTCGTTAGAAAGCGGTATTGATTTGGCAATTGAAGAAATCAATGCAGACGGCGGAATCGACGGCAAAAAAATCGTTCCAGTAAAGGTTGATAATAAATCAGATCTTACTGAAGCAACAAATGGTGCTCTTAAACTAATTGATCAAGATAAAGTATCTGCAATTATCGGGGCTGCAACAAGCGGTGATACAGTTGCTCAAGTACAAATTGCAAATGATAAAAAGACAGTATTGCTTACTCCATCAGGAACGGCTCCAAATGTGACGGTAAACGATGATGGCTCTGTCAATGATTATGCATTCAGAACATCCTTTATCGATCCGTTCCAAGGAAATGTAGCAGCAAACTTCGCTTCGGAAAAACTGAATATTAAAAAAGCTGCAATTTTTGCTGACAGTGCCAGCGACTATGCGAAAGGTTTAGCGGCTGCGTTTAAAGAAACCTTCGAAGCAAATGGGGGAGAAATTGTATCAGAAGAAGCTTATGTGGCAAAGGATACAGATTTCAGCTCAACACTGACAAATATTAAAGCGAAAAAACCAGAGTTCGTATTTATCCCAGGTTATTATGAAGAGGTTGGACTAATCATCAAGCAAGCTCGTGAAATGGGTATCACTGTTCCATTTATGGGAGCTGACGGCTGGGATTCACCGAAGCTTATCGAACTTGCTGGTGCAGAAAACTTAAACAACACATTTATCACAAACCATTACTCTTCTGAGGATCCAGATGAAAGCATTCAAAAATTCGTTACAGCATTTAATGACAAGTACAGCAAGAGCCCTGACGCATTCAATGCACTTGGCTATGACTCTGTATACTTATTGAAGGATGCTATTGAAAGAGCTGGAAGCACAGATTCGGAAAAAGTGAAAGATGCATTAGCTGAAACAAAAGACCTGTCCTTGATCACTGGTGTAGTTACAATTGATGAAAATCATAACCCAATCAAATCGGCAACAGTGCTTGAATATAAGGATGGAAAGCAAGTCTTTAACTCAAAGGTTAATCCTTAA